The following are encoded together in the Bos indicus isolate NIAB-ARS_2022 breed Sahiwal x Tharparkar chromosome 27, NIAB-ARS_B.indTharparkar_mat_pri_1.0, whole genome shotgun sequence genome:
- the SMIM18 gene encoding small integral membrane protein 18: MASLSSSLWNETTTSVYQYLGFQVQKIYPFHDNWNTACFVILLLFIFTVVSLVVLAFLYEVLDCCCCVKNKTVKDLKNEPNPIRSMMDNIRKRETEVV; this comes from the coding sequence ATGGCCTCACTGAGCTCCAGCCTCTGGAATGAAACCACTACCTCTGTTTATCAGTACCTTGGTTTTCAAGTTCAAAAAATCTACCCTTTTCATGATAACTGGAACACTGCCTGCTTTGtcattctgcttttatttatatttacagtGGTTTCTTTAGTGGTGCTGGCTTTTCTTTATGAAGTGCttgattgctgctgctgtgtgAAAAACAAAACCGTAAAAGACTTGAAAAACGAACCAAACCCTATTAGAAGTATGATGGACAACATCAGAAAACGTGAAACTGAAGTGGTCTAG